The Peribacillus simplex genome contains a region encoding:
- a CDS encoding YlaN family protein, with translation MASDMLVNHREKAYALLKADADKILKLIKVQMENLTMPQCPLYEEVLDTQMFGLSREIDFAVRLGLVEETEGKSLLETLEQELSVLHEASLKK, from the coding sequence ATGGCATCTGATATGCTTGTCAATCATCGAGAAAAAGCTTATGCTTTATTAAAAGCAGATGCTGACAAGATTCTAAAACTGATAAAAGTTCAAATGGAAAATCTCACTATGCCTCAATGTCCTTTGTATGAAGAGGTACTTGATACACAAATGTTCGGCCTATCACGAGAAATTGATTTTGCCGTACGCTTAGGTTTGGTAGAGGAAACCGAGGGTAAATCCCTTTTGGAGACCCTTGAACAGGAATTGTCAGTTTTGCATGAAGCATCATTAAAAAAATAA
- the cyoE gene encoding heme o synthase, whose protein sequence is MSETRGLSEAVMEDSKAALQSDIPETTAWKDFLALIKVGIVNSNIITAFTGVWLALHFSGLSFLNNLDVVFYTLAGSALIMAGSCSFNNYYDRDIDHLMERTKNRPTVTGKVQPSRVLALSFGLIAAGLILLALTNMTTAILGAFGVFAYVVLYTMVFKRRFVSNTIIGSISGAVPPLIGWAAVDPDLDKIAWVLFAIMFLWQPPHFYALAMRRVEEYRAAGVPMLPVVKGFKAAKRSIMLWIVGLMFVPFFLTPLGTPLVILAALLSTGWLILGIKGYKKKDDVKWATSMFVYSLNYMTILFVAMVIVTLI, encoded by the coding sequence ATGTCAGAAACAAGGGGTTTGTCAGAAGCTGTCATGGAGGACAGTAAAGCCGCCCTTCAATCGGATATACCTGAAACAACAGCTTGGAAGGATTTTCTCGCACTTATAAAAGTGGGGATTGTCAATTCAAATATAATTACAGCTTTTACCGGCGTGTGGTTAGCTCTTCATTTTTCGGGGCTTAGCTTCTTAAACAATCTAGATGTAGTGTTTTATACACTTGCAGGTTCGGCGCTCATAATGGCGGGATCTTGCAGTTTCAATAATTATTATGACCGTGATATCGATCATTTAATGGAAAGAACGAAAAACCGTCCAACGGTAACTGGGAAAGTACAGCCTTCAAGGGTATTGGCATTAAGTTTCGGTTTAATTGCTGCAGGGCTGATTTTACTTGCATTGACTAATATGACAACTGCCATACTAGGAGCATTCGGCGTCTTCGCCTATGTTGTTTTATATACCATGGTTTTCAAACGTAGATTTGTCTCGAATACGATTATAGGCAGTATATCCGGAGCGGTGCCTCCACTTATCGGGTGGGCTGCAGTCGATCCGGACCTTGATAAGATCGCCTGGGTCCTGTTCGCGATCATGTTCTTGTGGCAGCCTCCTCATTTTTATGCACTTGCAATGAGGCGTGTCGAAGAATATCGTGCAGCTGGGGTACCCATGCTTCCGGTAGTGAAAGGGTTCAAGGCTGCAAAAAGATCGATTATGCTATGGATCGTCGGTTTAATGTTCGTTCCTTTCTTTTTAACTCCATTAGGAACTCCGCTAGTTATTCTTGCTGCATTATTGAGCACGGGTTGGCTTATTTTGGGGATTAAGGGGTATAAAAAGAAAGATGATGTTAAATGGGCAACATCCATGTTTGTATATTCTTTAAATTATATGACCATTTTATTTGTAGCGATGGTTATTGTCACTCTCATCTAG
- a CDS encoding PhoH family protein, whose amino-acid sequence MGKKIYVLDTNVLLQDPYSIYSFEDNEVVIPAVVLEELDSKKRYMDEIGRNARQVSKLIDSFREKGKLHQSVPLHNGGSIRIELNHRSFHKLQEIFVEKTNDNRILAVAKNLSLEEETREDGKTVILVSKDTLVRVKADAIGLEAEDFLNDRVVELDHIYPGHKEVFVSIDNLNKFYEKSFLSLEELTKDSYYPNQFLLMKDTLGSSASAIGIVDENCRLVKKLMYEGEHIWGIKPRNVQQTMALDLLLRSDIQLVTLIGKAGTGKTLLALATGLMQTEDLSQYKKLLVARPIVPVGKDIGYLPGEKEEKLRPWMQPIFDNLQFLFNTKKPGELDAILAGMSSIEVEALTYIRGRSIPDQFIIIDEAQNLTKHEVKTILTRVGERSKIVLMGDPEQIDHPYLDEYNNGLTYVVEKFKTERIAGHVKLIKGERSGLAQLAATLL is encoded by the coding sequence TTGGGGAAAAAAATCTATGTTTTAGATACGAATGTCCTGTTGCAGGATCCGTACTCGATTTATTCATTCGAAGATAATGAAGTTGTCATTCCGGCAGTCGTATTAGAAGAATTGGATTCGAAAAAACGGTATATGGATGAAATCGGAAGGAATGCCAGGCAAGTATCGAAATTGATTGATAGCTTCCGTGAAAAAGGGAAGCTTCATCAGAGCGTTCCGCTTCATAATGGAGGCAGCATAAGGATTGAACTCAACCACCGTTCATTTCATAAGCTTCAGGAAATTTTTGTGGAGAAAACGAATGATAACAGGATATTGGCAGTTGCGAAAAATTTATCTTTGGAAGAAGAGACGAGGGAAGATGGAAAAACGGTCATTTTGGTAAGCAAAGATACTCTCGTCAGGGTTAAAGCCGATGCCATCGGACTTGAGGCAGAGGACTTTTTAAATGATCGTGTCGTAGAACTGGACCATATATACCCGGGGCACAAAGAAGTGTTTGTATCGATTGATAATCTGAATAAGTTTTATGAAAAAAGTTTTCTGTCACTGGAGGAACTGACAAAAGATTCATATTATCCAAATCAATTCCTGTTGATGAAGGACACGCTGGGCAGCTCAGCATCTGCGATTGGGATAGTGGATGAGAACTGCAGGCTAGTTAAGAAATTGATGTATGAAGGGGAACATATTTGGGGAATTAAACCGAGAAATGTCCAGCAGACTATGGCCCTTGATTTATTGCTTCGTTCGGATATCCAGCTTGTGACGCTCATCGGTAAAGCAGGGACAGGCAAGACTTTATTGGCATTGGCTACAGGATTAATGCAAACTGAAGATTTGTCACAATATAAGAAACTTCTCGTTGCCAGGCCGATTGTTCCTGTTGGTAAAGATATTGGTTACCTGCCAGGGGAAAAAGAAGAAAAATTAAGACCTTGGATGCAGCCTATTTTCGATAATCTCCAATTTTTGTTCAATACGAAAAAACCTGGGGAATTGGATGCCATTCTAGCTGGCATGAGTTCGATTGAAGTGGAAGCCTTGACCTATATCAGGGGAAGGAGCATCCCGGATCAGTTCATCATCATCGATGAAGCGCAGAACTTAACAAAACATGAGGTCAAGACCATCTTGACGAGAGTCGGGGAGCGGAGCAAAATTGTATTAATGGGGGATCCAGAGCAAATAGATCATCCTTATTTAGATGAATATAATAATGGTTTGACCTATGTGGTGGAAAAATTCAAGACAGAGCGCATTGCCGGCCATGTTAAATTGATAAAAGGGGAAAGATCTGGATTGGCCCAACTCGCAGCTACGCTTTTATAA
- a CDS encoding YlaH-like family protein, which produces MDIQERLSFFAALYRVDENPEAGMWYLYLTVFGLCILVYQLGFAKKLPLLKNVVIYVVMALGCTLLSFFAVFLPMGEALVIASLVLGIYRIRLHNSRKEEQA; this is translated from the coding sequence TTGGATATCCAAGAGCGATTATCATTTTTTGCAGCATTGTACAGAGTGGATGAAAATCCTGAAGCGGGAATGTGGTATTTATATTTGACGGTCTTTGGATTATGCATCCTAGTCTATCAGTTAGGTTTTGCCAAAAAGTTACCTTTGCTAAAAAATGTGGTCATTTATGTGGTAATGGCACTTGGATGTACCCTTCTCTCTTTCTTTGCGGTGTTTCTTCCTATGGGGGAAGCATTAGTCATCGCTTCGCTTGTTCTTGGGATTTATCGAATCCGTCTTCATAATTCGAGAAAAGAAGAACAGGCTTAA
- the pyc gene encoding pyruvate carboxylase: MGKRIEKVLAANRGEIAIRIFRACTELDIHTVAIYSKEDYGSYHRYKADEAYLVGEGKKPIDAYLDIEGIIAIAKMSGVDAIHPGYGFLSENIEFAKRCEEEGIIFIGPESRHLDMFGDKVKARTQAELADIPVIPGSDGPVTSVEEVKKFGEQYGFPIIIKASLGGGGRGMRIVEKIEEVEEAYDRAKSEAKAAFGNDEVYVERFIQNPKHIEVQILADTHGNIVHLYERDCSVQRRHQKVVEVAPSVSLSEDLRERICEAAVKLAKNIDYVNAGTVEFLVANGEFYFIEVNPRVQVEHTITEMITGIDIVQSQIMVAEGHELHGKKIGIPEQSGIKTHGYAIQSRVTTEDPLNNFMPDTGKMMVYRSGGGFGVRLDAGNGFQGAVITPYYDSLLVKLSTHALSFEQAASKMVRNLKEFRIRGIKTNIPFLENVVKHEKFINGEYDTSFIDSTPELFSFPIRKDRGTKMLSYIGNVTVNGFPGVEKKKKPVFDPAPIPNVGGLPLISGTKNILEEQGAEGLVNWIKEQKEVLITDTTFRDAHQSLLATRIRSKDILDIAEPTAKLLPDLFSMEMWGGATFDVAYRFLKEDPWDRLISFRKKAPNVLLQMLLRASNAVGYKNYPDNVIREFVEKSADAGIDVFRIFDSLNWVKGMELAIDAVRQSGKIAEAAICYTGDLNDPSRSKYNIDYYKNMAVELERAGAHILAIKDMAGLLKPDAAYRLVSELKETTSLPIHLHTHDTSGNGIYMYSKAIEAGVDIVDTAIGSLAGLTSQPSVQTLHYALEGSSRQPKLEVDSLERLGEYWGEVRKFYHDFESGMNAPHTEVYKHEMPGGQYSNLQQQAKAVGLGDRWHEVKEMYQRVNVMFGDIVKVTPSSKVVGDMALFMVQNNLSEEDVLTKGKSIDFPDSVIELFEGYLGQPVGGFPKELQEVILKGKKPITVRPGELLEEVDFAALKEELFKELGRAVTDFDVLAYALYPKVFLDYNKTIELFGDVSNLDTATFLYGMRLGEEIEVEIEKGKTLIVKLVSIGQPLADGTRVVYFELNGQSREVIIKDENIKSSVVSKMKADPKNKEQLGATMPGTVIRVVVEKGDQVKQGDHLIITEAMKMETTVQAPFSGTIKDIYVKDGEAISTGDLLIEITK, translated from the coding sequence ATGGGGAAACGTATAGAAAAAGTACTTGCGGCAAATCGTGGAGAAATAGCGATACGGATTTTTCGGGCATGTACGGAATTAGACATTCACACAGTTGCAATCTATTCAAAGGAAGATTATGGTTCTTATCACCGATATAAAGCGGATGAGGCATATTTGGTTGGGGAAGGCAAAAAGCCGATTGATGCATACCTGGATATTGAAGGCATAATTGCGATCGCCAAAATGAGCGGAGTCGATGCGATTCATCCTGGTTATGGTTTCCTTTCAGAAAATATTGAATTTGCGAAACGTTGTGAGGAAGAGGGCATAATCTTCATCGGACCAGAATCAAGACACCTAGATATGTTTGGTGACAAAGTAAAGGCCAGAACACAAGCTGAACTGGCTGATATTCCGGTTATCCCTGGTAGCGATGGACCGGTGACCAGTGTTGAAGAAGTAAAGAAATTTGGTGAACAATACGGTTTTCCAATTATCATAAAAGCCTCTTTAGGCGGCGGCGGACGCGGAATGCGGATTGTCGAAAAAATTGAAGAAGTTGAAGAGGCTTATGATCGCGCAAAATCAGAAGCTAAAGCGGCTTTTGGTAATGATGAAGTCTATGTAGAGAGATTCATTCAAAATCCGAAGCATATCGAAGTTCAGATTTTGGCTGATACTCATGGGAATATCGTCCATTTATATGAGCGTGACTGTTCCGTTCAGAGACGGCATCAAAAAGTTGTGGAAGTGGCACCTTCCGTTTCCCTTTCCGAGGATTTAAGGGAAAGGATTTGTGAGGCAGCCGTCAAGTTGGCAAAAAATATTGATTATGTAAACGCCGGTACGGTCGAATTCCTTGTCGCAAATGGCGAATTTTACTTTATTGAAGTCAATCCACGGGTTCAGGTTGAGCATACCATTACTGAAATGATTACGGGCATTGATATCGTCCAATCCCAAATCATGGTAGCGGAAGGGCATGAACTCCATGGCAAAAAGATTGGTATTCCCGAACAGTCAGGAATCAAAACACATGGATATGCGATTCAATCACGGGTGACGACTGAGGACCCATTGAATAATTTCATGCCTGATACCGGGAAAATGATGGTTTACCGTTCCGGTGGGGGATTCGGTGTTCGTCTGGACGCTGGGAATGGATTCCAAGGTGCGGTCATCACACCATATTATGATTCCCTTCTCGTTAAACTTTCCACTCATGCGCTTTCATTTGAACAGGCAGCTTCCAAAATGGTTCGTAACCTTAAGGAGTTCAGGATTCGTGGAATTAAAACAAATATTCCCTTCCTTGAAAATGTTGTAAAACATGAAAAATTCATAAATGGGGAATATGATACATCATTCATTGATTCAACACCGGAATTATTCAGCTTCCCAATTAGAAAAGACCGTGGAACAAAAATGCTTTCATATATCGGAAATGTGACCGTGAATGGATTCCCAGGAGTCGAGAAAAAGAAAAAACCTGTTTTTGATCCTGCCCCAATTCCGAATGTTGGTGGCCTGCCGCTTATCTCGGGTACAAAAAATATACTTGAAGAGCAAGGTGCAGAGGGACTGGTCAATTGGATCAAAGAACAGAAAGAGGTATTGATCACCGATACGACTTTCCGCGATGCACATCAATCTTTACTGGCGACGAGAATTAGGTCGAAAGATATCCTTGATATCGCTGAGCCTACAGCAAAACTACTTCCTGATTTATTTTCAATGGAAATGTGGGGCGGGGCAACTTTCGATGTCGCATATCGATTCTTGAAAGAAGATCCATGGGACAGGCTGATAAGTTTCAGGAAAAAAGCACCGAATGTCTTATTACAAATGCTTTTAAGGGCTTCAAATGCAGTTGGTTATAAAAATTACCCTGATAATGTCATTCGTGAATTCGTAGAGAAATCAGCGGATGCAGGCATTGATGTTTTCCGTATCTTCGACAGTTTAAACTGGGTTAAAGGGATGGAATTGGCTATTGATGCAGTCCGCCAATCCGGCAAAATTGCGGAAGCGGCCATTTGTTATACCGGGGATTTGAATGATCCATCACGCAGCAAGTATAATATCGACTACTATAAAAACATGGCCGTGGAACTAGAGCGTGCCGGTGCCCATATTTTAGCGATCAAGGACATGGCCGGCCTCTTGAAACCTGATGCTGCTTACCGCCTAGTATCGGAACTGAAAGAAACGACTTCACTTCCGATCCATCTGCATACTCATGATACAAGCGGAAATGGCATTTACATGTATTCGAAAGCGATCGAAGCTGGTGTGGATATCGTTGATACGGCGATTGGTTCTTTAGCTGGACTGACTTCGCAGCCAAGTGTACAAACACTTCATTATGCGTTGGAGGGGTCAAGCAGACAGCCTAAGTTGGAAGTCGATTCACTAGAGCGTTTAGGAGAATACTGGGGAGAGGTCAGGAAATTCTATCATGACTTCGAAAGCGGCATGAATGCACCTCATACTGAAGTGTACAAACACGAAATGCCGGGCGGTCAATATAGCAATCTGCAGCAGCAAGCCAAAGCAGTGGGGCTGGGTGACCGCTGGCATGAAGTGAAAGAAATGTACCAGCGTGTCAATGTAATGTTCGGCGATATCGTTAAAGTAACTCCTTCATCCAAAGTTGTTGGGGATATGGCTTTATTCATGGTGCAAAATAACCTGTCTGAAGAAGATGTTCTGACAAAAGGCAAATCCATCGATTTCCCTGATTCAGTCATAGAGTTATTCGAAGGCTATCTAGGTCAGCCGGTTGGGGGATTCCCTAAAGAGCTTCAGGAAGTTATCCTGAAAGGGAAGAAACCTATAACAGTAAGACCGGGTGAATTATTGGAAGAAGTGGATTTTGCAGCTCTTAAAGAAGAATTATTCAAGGAATTGGGACGGGCAGTCACTGATTTCGATGTGCTTGCATATGCTTTATATCCAAAAGTATTCCTGGACTACAATAAAACGATTGAGCTGTTTGGTGATGTTTCCAACCTTGATACCGCAACTTTCTTATATGGCATGAGGCTAGGGGAAGAGATCGAAGTTGAAATTGAAAAGGGTAAAACGCTCATCGTAAAATTGGTTTCAATCGGTCAGCCATTGGCTGATGGAACAAGGGTTGTGTATTTTGAGTTGAATGGTCAATCACGTGAAGTGATCATCAAGGATGAAAACATTAAATCTTCCGTTGTATCAAAAATGAAAGCTGACCCTAAAAATAAAGAACAACTGGGTGCGACAATGCCAGGTACGGTTATTCGTGTAGTGGTCGAGAAAGGCGATCAGGTCAAGCAGGGTGATCACCTGATCATTACGGAAGCGATGAAAATGGAAACTACCGTGCAAGCACCATTCTCCGGGACCATTAAGGATATTTATGTAAAAGATGGAGAAGCGATCAGTACTGGGGACTTATTGATTGAAATAACTAAGTAA
- a CDS encoding YhcN/YlaJ family sporulation lipoprotein: MKKYILSLAAVLLMTGCSMDNKNEVSENNAKNNLTKVNNSTIKEADRNTGQQTAERLTGLAKSIPEVNDATAVVLGKYAIVGIDIDQDIERSQVGTIKYSVGETLKHDPEGANAIIVADPDINERIREVARDIKDGKPVTGILNELADITSRVIPEVPGDILTPTPSKNIENEKNKLDDESERKELDKEQNDQSNHFKE; the protein is encoded by the coding sequence TTGAAAAAATACATTTTGTCGCTCGCTGCTGTTCTGTTGATGACAGGTTGCTCAATGGATAATAAAAATGAAGTGTCTGAAAATAATGCGAAAAACAATTTAACGAAAGTCAATAACTCGACCATTAAGGAAGCAGACAGAAATACAGGTCAGCAAACAGCGGAAAGACTTACCGGTTTGGCTAAATCCATTCCTGAGGTGAACGATGCCACCGCAGTCGTACTTGGCAAATATGCCATCGTCGGAATAGATATTGACCAGGATATTGAGCGTTCACAGGTCGGAACGATAAAGTATTCAGTTGGAGAAACTTTAAAACATGATCCTGAAGGCGCAAATGCCATCATCGTCGCTGACCCGGATATAAATGAGCGGATCAGGGAGGTGGCCAGAGACATTAAAGACGGTAAACCGGTAACCGGGATACTAAATGAATTGGCTGACATCACAAGTCGTGTCATTCCTGAGGTTCCTGGCGATATTTTAACCCCAACGCCGTCCAAGAACATTGAAAATGAAAAAAATAAACTTGATGATGAATCGGAAAGAAAAGAACTCGATAAAGAGCAAAATGATCAATCCAATCACTTTAAAGAATGA
- a CDS encoding COX15/CtaA family protein, translating into MKSSLKWFAVLTTVVMLFILLGGALVTKTDSGMGCGRSWPLCNGQLIPDKITIELVIELSHRLVSGAGGFLVLLLSYMSWKKIGHIREARFLSILSFGFLLLQGLIGAAAVIWSQSDFVLALHFGISLISFAAVFLLTLLIFEVDKKFEAEKLIVDKRMKFHIIGVLIFCLMVVYTGALVRHTESSLICKDWPLCVNDSLALPSNLYEWIQMGHRAMAGAIFIWVSYVAYIAKKHYRNQKVLYGGWIAAFILVFLQVTAGAFIIFSRQNLYIALTHALFIACFFGVMSYLMLLTSRSKKNALAKQKKNSAHSVKGQDEQDITPTVPAR; encoded by the coding sequence GTGAAATCGTCTCTTAAATGGTTTGCTGTTTTAACTACGGTTGTAATGCTTTTCATCTTACTTGGTGGAGCTTTAGTCACGAAGACGGATTCCGGCATGGGATGCGGCAGGTCCTGGCCATTGTGCAATGGCCAATTGATCCCGGACAAAATCACGATTGAATTGGTCATTGAGCTTTCCCATCGGCTCGTTTCAGGTGCTGGAGGTTTCCTTGTTTTATTATTATCGTATATGTCTTGGAAAAAAATCGGCCATATCCGTGAAGCGCGTTTCTTATCCATCCTTTCTTTTGGTTTTCTGTTACTGCAAGGGTTGATCGGAGCCGCTGCCGTCATTTGGTCACAATCCGATTTCGTCCTTGCCCTTCATTTTGGCATATCGCTCATTTCCTTTGCTGCCGTCTTTTTACTGACACTGTTGATTTTTGAAGTGGACAAGAAGTTCGAAGCAGAAAAACTTATCGTTGACAAACGAATGAAATTCCATATTATTGGCGTATTGATTTTTTGTCTCATGGTCGTCTATACAGGTGCTCTTGTAAGGCATACAGAATCAAGTCTTATCTGTAAGGATTGGCCTTTATGCGTAAATGACAGTCTTGCACTCCCCTCCAACCTTTATGAATGGATTCAGATGGGGCACCGTGCAATGGCAGGCGCTATTTTCATTTGGGTATCCTATGTCGCTTATATCGCAAAAAAACATTATAGAAATCAAAAAGTGCTATATGGCGGCTGGATTGCTGCATTCATTCTCGTATTTTTACAAGTTACCGCTGGTGCCTTTATCATTTTCTCAAGGCAAAACCTATATATCGCACTAACTCACGCACTATTCATTGCCTGCTTTTTTGGTGTAATGAGCTATTTGATGCTATTGACATCAAGAAGCAAAAAAAATGCCCTTGCCAAGCAAAAAAAGAACTCCGCGCACTCTGTCAAAGGACAGGATGAACAGGATATAACGCCAACGGTACCCGCCCGTTAA
- the coxB gene encoding cytochrome c oxidase subunit II, translated as MKKRLHKWRLIALLGIVGLVLSGCGEPFLSALKPAGDVAQSQYDLLILSTLIMVLVIIVVIILFVVVLLRFRRKKGDETIPKQIEGSHKLEIIWTVIPILLLIVLAVPTVVTTFDLADTKAMDKKDKDGKTKDALVVNVRANLYWWEFEYPDLGVVTSQDLVVPTDQKVYFNLTASDVKHSFWVPSVGGKMDTNTEGVNQFFLEFDSKKAEDSNNLFYGKCAELCGPSHALMDFKVVPKSKSDFEEWTKDMKAAKEPVVEGDLAKQGEDVFNQSCIGCHAVTPNDSRPEAARQAPNLATFGERQKVAGVLDHTEENVKKWIKDPEKYKPGNTMTGTYGELSDSDINALAAYLLELKVEDK; from the coding sequence ATGAAAAAAAGGCTGCACAAATGGCGCCTGATTGCTCTGCTGGGTATTGTAGGACTTGTCCTTTCGGGCTGCGGCGAACCATTTCTATCCGCGCTGAAGCCAGCTGGCGATGTTGCGCAATCTCAGTATGACTTACTGATATTGAGTACACTAATCATGGTACTGGTTATTATTGTTGTGATTATTTTGTTCGTTGTAGTTTTACTACGCTTCCGTCGAAAGAAAGGCGACGAAACAATACCAAAACAAATTGAAGGAAGTCATAAACTCGAAATTATCTGGACTGTTATTCCTATCCTTCTTTTAATTGTTCTGGCTGTTCCGACCGTCGTCACGACTTTTGACTTAGCCGACACAAAGGCAATGGATAAGAAAGATAAGGATGGAAAAACGAAGGATGCACTTGTCGTGAATGTTAGGGCAAACCTTTATTGGTGGGAGTTTGAATATCCAGACCTCGGCGTTGTAACAAGTCAGGATTTGGTTGTGCCAACAGATCAAAAAGTGTACTTCAATTTAACTGCTTCAGATGTTAAGCATTCATTTTGGGTACCTTCTGTTGGAGGGAAAATGGATACAAATACAGAAGGGGTCAATCAGTTTTTCTTAGAATTCGATAGTAAAAAGGCAGAAGATTCGAACAACTTATTCTACGGAAAATGTGCTGAACTTTGCGGTCCTTCACATGCTTTGATGGATTTTAAGGTCGTACCGAAGTCTAAAAGCGATTTTGAAGAGTGGACTAAAGATATGAAAGCCGCGAAGGAACCTGTCGTTGAAGGTGATCTAGCCAAACAGGGTGAAGATGTCTTTAATCAAAGCTGTATAGGCTGCCATGCGGTTACACCAAATGACAGCAGGCCTGAGGCAGCTCGTCAGGCTCCGAATCTGGCTACATTCGGTGAGCGTCAAAAAGTAGCTGGCGTATTGGATCATACGGAAGAAAATGTAAAAAAATGGATCAAGGATCCTGAGAAGTATAAACCGGGCAACACGATGACCGGTACTTACGGCGAACTTTCAGATTCAGATATTAATGCACTGGCAGCTTATCTATTGGAGCTTAAAGTGGAAGACAAATAG
- a CDS encoding YlaI family protein: MKVKCVICDQIESIPDDSPEAKKLRNRPIHTYMCNTCNQRIEERTNERIATGNFRLYRTIKNEDEW, translated from the coding sequence ATGAAGGTTAAATGTGTAATATGCGATCAAATTGAATCTATACCTGATGATAGCCCAGAAGCTAAGAAACTTCGTAACCGCCCTATACATACCTATATGTGCAATACATGCAACCAACGCATAGAAGAGCGTACGAACGAACGGATTGCAACCGGAAACTTCCGTCTTTACCGGACAATCAAAAATGAAGATGAATGGTAG